Proteins from a single region of Caloramator sp. E03:
- a CDS encoding DegV family protein, with translation METILMTDSCSDLPFEYVEKNGIIPIGLTCHFKGKDYIDDFGKTLSYKEFYEEVRKGEMPTTSQVNTYRFEEVFKKFTDEGKSIIYIGFSSALSGTVGSALSAKNHIMDQNKNADITVIDSKCASLGEGLLVYYANEMLKKGYKKDEVVKWVEDNKLKINHYFTVEDLGHLRRGGRVSGFAAALGTILDIKPVLHVDREGRLIPIGKVKGRKKSLKFLADSLKERIINPKDQVITISHGDCLEDALYVKELILNDFEVKDFIINNVGPVIGSHSGPGTVALFFMGHER, from the coding sequence ATGGAAACTATTTTAATGACTGATTCATGTTCTGATTTACCTTTTGAATATGTTGAAAAAAACGGAATAATACCAATAGGGCTTACATGCCATTTTAAGGGTAAGGATTATATCGATGATTTTGGTAAAACACTAAGCTATAAGGAATTTTATGAAGAAGTCAGAAAAGGAGAGATGCCCACAACATCTCAAGTTAATACCTACAGGTTCGAAGAAGTATTTAAAAAATTTACAGATGAAGGGAAATCCATAATATATATTGGTTTTTCTTCAGCTTTAAGCGGTACCGTTGGTAGTGCCCTATCAGCAAAAAATCATATAATGGATCAAAATAAAAATGCTGATATTACTGTTATTGACAGTAAGTGTGCTTCTTTAGGAGAAGGGCTTTTGGTTTATTATGCAAATGAGATGTTAAAGAAGGGATACAAAAAGGATGAAGTTGTAAAATGGGTTGAGGATAATAAGCTTAAAATAAATCATTATTTTACTGTTGAGGATTTAGGGCATCTAAGAAGAGGAGGAAGGGTTTCAGGCTTTGCGGCTGCTCTTGGAACTATACTTGATATTAAGCCGGTGCTCCATGTGGATAGAGAGGGAAGGCTTATTCCAATAGGAAAGGTTAAGGGAAGGAAAAAATCCCTGAAATTTTTAGCAGATAGTTTAAAGGAAAGGATAATAAACCCTAAAGATCAGGTAATTACAATAAGCCACGGTGACTGTCTTGAGGATGCTTTATATGTTAAAGAATTGATTTTAAACGATTTTGAGGTTAAAGATTTCATAATTAATAATGTTGGACCTGTTATAGGTTCCCATTCTGGCCCTGGAACTGTTGCACTGTTTTTTATGGGACACGAAAGATAA
- a CDS encoding DUF6803 family protein produces MEMTHYMSLLSENQPWNLLIFMAIPVICAETLTITEFLNIFSKAKEGISKTINKYVGIFDGFYFTGIFIYLMFNAVIPLTKTGGWNTWVDVVAVGFYLSGVLFLLPIALLELGIIFKSKSFEEKIKIHFMLVGGFLIVAHIAMIFGMINPGIIKGMPSM; encoded by the coding sequence ATGGAAATGACTCACTATATGTCTTTGCTATCTGAAAATCAGCCATGGAATCTTTTAATATTTATGGCTATACCTGTTATATGTGCAGAAACACTAACTATAACAGAATTTTTAAACATATTTAGCAAGGCAAAAGAAGGTATTTCAAAAACAATAAACAAGTATGTAGGAATATTTGATGGCTTCTATTTCACAGGAATATTTATTTATCTAATGTTTAATGCAGTTATTCCTCTTACAAAAACTGGAGGATGGAATACATGGGTTGATGTAGTTGCAGTTGGTTTTTATCTAAGTGGTGTACTTTTCCTACTTCCAATTGCTCTTTTAGAACTTGGAATTATATTTAAAAGCAAGTCTTTCGAAGAAAAAATAAAAATCCATTTTATGCTCGTCGGAGGATTCCTTATTGTAGCACACATAGCTATGATTTTTGGAATGATTAATCCGGGAATAATAAAAGGAATGCCATCAATGTAG
- a CDS encoding transposase has translation MPRTARIKSKDSIYHIMIRSVGDTILFKNNEDKDTLLDIIRHYKDIFIFKVYAYCLMDTHAHFLIDANGADVSRFMHGINQRYAQYYNKKYERRGHVFADRFKSIIVDNDVYLVTLSGYIHKNPTDIKNYKENIEDYPYSSLGIYLGLRKDIYGILDTYFVLSQFSSDIKKARELYVKFVEKCNDKKMKAIVEFENDGSQYRSERKILVRNLSPKAVLQFVANYCGSVTPDIFHIKGKKGTKEFRGVAILLMRSLCNMSYKEICALAGNITISQASNLCSFGFNVIKSNKKYQNIIHDLINVSNS, from the coding sequence ATGCCCAGAACTGCAAGAATAAAAAGTAAGGATAGTATATATCACATAATGATTAGAAGCGTTGGAGATACTATTCTTTTTAAAAATAATGAAGATAAAGATACTTTATTAGACATTATAAGGCACTATAAAGATATTTTCATATTTAAAGTATACGCCTACTGTCTTATGGATACTCATGCCCACTTTCTTATTGATGCAAACGGTGCTGATGTTTCAAGGTTTATGCATGGAATAAACCAGCGCTATGCCCAGTATTACAACAAAAAGTACGAACGAAGAGGGCATGTTTTTGCTGACAGGTTTAAAAGCATAATCGTAGATAACGATGTCTACCTCGTTACCCTCTCTGGCTATATACACAAAAATCCAACCGATATAAAGAATTACAAAGAAAATATCGAAGACTATCCATATAGCAGCCTTGGAATATACCTTGGGCTAAGAAAAGATATATATGGTATTCTTGATACCTATTTTGTTTTAAGCCAGTTCAGTAGCGATATTAAAAAGGCAAGGGAACTTTATGTAAAGTTCGTTGAAAAGTGCAACGATAAAAAGATGAAGGCTATTGTTGAATTTGAAAACGACGGTTCTCAATATAGAAGCGAAAGAAAGATTCTTGTAAGAAACCTTTCACCTAAAGCAGTGCTTCAATTTGTAGCAAATTATTGTGGAAGTGTAACCCCTGATATATTTCATATAAAAGGGAAAAAAGGGACAAAGGAGTTTAGAGGGGTTGCTATACTTCTTATGCGCTCATTATGCAACATGAGTTACAAAGAAATATGTGCTCTTGCAGGAAACATCACCATATCCCAGGCAAGCAATCTTTGTAGCTTTGGATTTAACGTTATAAAAAGCAATAAAAAATATCAAAATATAATACATGATTTGATAAATGTATCAAATAGTTAA
- a CDS encoding nickel-dependent hydrogenase large subunit, producing the protein MSNIIYINPITRISGFLEIEVKIENSEIVDAKSSGVLYRGFEKMLLGRSPLDAIYFTERICGICSTAHSMASTLCLEDALKITPNLNSNLLRNIIHGCEFIQNHIRHFYQFVIPDYVKGPDIIGSSYSNNDYRLPENLSYRINKNYIESLTFSRAAHEMISVLGGKAPHNHGIFVGGVTCNIDSAKIIKLQSLLKSIKDFVNTKMLEDVYIISQYYSDYFNIGIGCKNLLTYGLFDFDDKSIFYVKPSVLINGMKYPFEKSNITENVFYSWYETQSESVPFESPPDTNLNKKDAYSFVKAPRYKGYPMETGPLSRMYLSGIYKRGVSTMDRIVARALEAEKIIDIVENMLNMIEILPSDQDIYEIPDSAIGAGLTDTTRGSLAHYISIKDKKIEKYDIITPSTWNLSSRSENGTKGPVESALIGTFISDLSSPVEIGRIVRSFDPCISCATHVAVKDKNPIDFIIDIL; encoded by the coding sequence ATGAGTAATATAATTTATATAAATCCTATAACAAGGATTAGCGGTTTTCTTGAAATAGAAGTTAAAATTGAAAACAGTGAGATAGTTGATGCTAAAAGCAGCGGAGTTTTATATAGGGGATTTGAGAAAATGCTTCTTGGGCGTTCTCCCCTCGATGCCATATATTTTACTGAAAGAATATGCGGGATATGCTCAACGGCTCATTCTATGGCATCAACACTTTGCCTTGAAGATGCATTAAAAATTACTCCAAACTTAAATAGTAATCTTTTAAGAAATATAATTCATGGATGTGAATTCATTCAAAACCACATAAGACATTTTTATCAGTTTGTAATCCCTGATTATGTTAAAGGACCTGATATTATAGGAAGCAGTTATTCAAATAATGACTACAGGCTGCCTGAAAATTTAAGCTATAGGATAAATAAAAACTATATAGAATCCTTAACCTTTAGCAGGGCAGCCCATGAGATGATATCTGTACTTGGGGGAAAAGCTCCTCACAACCACGGAATTTTTGTTGGAGGAGTTACCTGTAATATTGATTCTGCAAAAATTATAAAGCTACAGTCCCTTTTAAAATCAATTAAAGACTTTGTAAATACAAAAATGCTTGAAGATGTATATATAATATCTCAATATTACAGCGATTATTTTAACATTGGTATTGGCTGCAAGAACCTTTTAACCTACGGATTATTTGACTTTGATGATAAATCCATATTCTACGTTAAACCCTCTGTTTTAATAAATGGAATGAAATATCCCTTTGAAAAGAGCAATATAACTGAAAATGTTTTTTATTCTTGGTATGAAACTCAAAGTGAAAGCGTTCCCTTTGAAAGTCCTCCAGACACTAACCTTAATAAAAAAGATGCTTACAGTTTTGTTAAAGCCCCTCGATACAAGGGCTATCCTATGGAAACAGGACCTCTTTCAAGAATGTATCTATCAGGAATATATAAAAGAGGAGTATCTACAATGGACAGAATTGTTGCAAGAGCTCTTGAGGCTGAAAAGATTATAGATATAGTTGAAAATATGCTTAATATGATAGAAATTCTGCCATCTGATCAAGATATATATGAAATACCAGATAGTGCCATCGGGGCTGGACTTACTGATACAACCCGTGGGAGCCTTGCCCATTATATTTCAATAAAAGACAAAAAAATTGAAAAGTACGATATTATAACCCCTTCCACTTGGAATCTTTCAAGCAGAAGTGAAAATGGTACAAAAGGACCCGTTGAAAGTGCTCTTATTGGAACATTTATTAGCGACTTATCATCTCCTGTTGAAATAGGAAGAATCGTTCGCTCCTTTGATCCTTGTATATCCTGTGCAACCCATGTAGCAGTAAAAGATAAAAATCCTATTGATTTTATAATTGATATTTTATGA
- a CDS encoding MFS transporter encodes MNKRNVYLMYLIIFLQGFVFYGPVAVIYRQRRGLAVSSIFIIESISWILMIILEIPWGYFADRFGYKKTLVISNILFFISKIVFYKAHSFNMFLLERILMAFSLSGISGCDIALLYSSINEKESEKVFGRYSALSNAGLFLASIISSILVKYSLDSTALLTSVFYGIASILTFFLTEVEVKNKNRINIKLCIDFVKSSKNIILLIFAVSLINEVVQAVAVFLYQIKLINCGFNIVYFGLLTAFLQLVRISSAKTHVLSSKFGQNKSLMIFFIIITLSCLAFLTLKNIPIIIIALALMCSSSAMISPIILDIENKSISIQDRATVLSIYAMCGDILSSAVNVVIGKVSDISIEASFTFCIIICFFALILLCLNFKGQFFNKYS; translated from the coding sequence TTGAATAAGAGAAACGTGTACCTGATGTATTTAATTATATTTTTACAGGGTTTTGTATTTTATGGTCCTGTTGCAGTTATTTACAGACAAAGAAGAGGGCTTGCAGTATCAAGTATTTTTATAATAGAATCTATATCTTGGATACTTATGATTATACTTGAAATTCCATGGGGATATTTTGCCGATAGATTTGGCTATAAAAAGACACTTGTTATTTCTAACATATTATTTTTTATTTCAAAGATTGTATTCTACAAAGCACATTCATTTAATATGTTCCTTTTGGAGAGGATTTTAATGGCTTTTTCACTTTCAGGGATATCAGGTTGTGATATAGCTCTTTTATACTCTTCAATAAATGAAAAGGAAAGTGAAAAGGTATTTGGCAGATATAGTGCTCTATCTAATGCAGGGCTGTTTTTAGCTTCAATCATATCATCAATTTTAGTTAAGTATTCATTAGATAGTACTGCACTTTTAACATCTGTTTTTTATGGAATTGCATCAATTCTTACTTTCTTTTTAACTGAAGTTGAGGTTAAGAATAAGAATAGGATAAATATTAAATTATGTATTGATTTTGTTAAATCAAGTAAAAATATAATATTATTAATATTTGCGGTAAGCCTTATAAATGAGGTTGTTCAGGCTGTTGCAGTATTTTTATATCAGATTAAGCTTATTAACTGTGGGTTTAATATAGTTTATTTTGGATTGCTTACAGCTTTTTTACAGCTTGTTAGGATAAGTTCTGCCAAAACACATGTTTTAAGTTCAAAATTTGGACAAAATAAAAGTCTAATGATATTTTTTATAATAATAACATTATCATGTTTGGCTTTTTTAACGCTAAAAAACATTCCTATAATTATAATTGCTCTTGCATTGATGTGCAGCAGCAGTGCGATGATATCACCAATTATTCTTGACATTGAAAATAAAAGTATATCAATACAGGATAGAGCAACTGTACTTTCAATCTATGCAATGTGTGGTGATATTTTAAGTTCAGCTGTAAATGTTGTAATTGGCAAGGTTTCAGACATATCAATAGAAGCATCTTTTACTTTTTGTATTATAATCTGCTTTTTTGCGTTAATCTTGCTATGTTTAAATTTTAAGGGACAGTTCTTTAATAAATATAGTTAG
- a CDS encoding hydrogenase small subunit, producing MSKFKNCPIIESKSQTAMTLINQSINYIKQNNVPKLNLIWLEATGCSGNIISLLNGENPGLYFLLKEMVNLKYDNSLSPSQGERAFEEFLKAINTEFILVVEGAISLKDGGLYSVFARYKGEIITTAKAVRMAADKAKYILAVGTCSSFGGISSASPNPSESISTFDYLNDKTVIRIPGCPAHPDWVTGTIAHLISFGMPLLDEKNRPLMFYSLTIHDGCTRRSFFNKGIFAQKLGDPECMFKLGCRGPVTKADCPIRKWNQYVNWPIGDNTPCIGCTQENFPDGMEPFVRY from the coding sequence GTGAGTAAATTTAAGAACTGTCCTATAATAGAATCTAAATCTCAAACAGCAATGACACTTATAAATCAATCCATTAATTATATTAAGCAAAACAATGTTCCTAAATTAAATTTAATATGGCTTGAGGCTACAGGATGTTCAGGCAATATAATATCACTTCTTAACGGGGAAAATCCTGGGCTTTATTTTCTATTGAAAGAAATGGTTAATTTAAAATATGATAATAGTCTGTCCCCTTCTCAGGGTGAGAGAGCCTTTGAAGAATTTTTAAAGGCTATAAATACGGAATTTATTCTTGTTGTTGAAGGCGCTATATCCCTTAAAGATGGCGGCCTTTATAGTGTATTTGCAAGATATAAGGGAGAGATAATTACAACTGCAAAGGCTGTAAGAATGGCAGCTGATAAGGCTAAATATATATTAGCAGTTGGAACTTGTTCATCCTTTGGAGGAATATCTTCAGCATCTCCCAATCCATCTGAATCTATTAGTACCTTTGATTACCTTAATGACAAAACCGTAATTAGAATACCAGGCTGTCCTGCCCATCCTGACTGGGTTACAGGAACAATTGCCCATCTTATATCCTTTGGAATGCCACTTCTTGATGAAAAAAACAGACCTCTTATGTTTTATTCTTTAACAATACATGATGGCTGTACAAGGCGTTCATTTTTTAATAAAGGAATATTTGCACAAAAGCTTGGGGATCCTGAATGTATGTTTAAGCTTGGCTGCAGGGGGCCAGTTACAAAGGCGGACTGTCCAATTAGAAAATGGAATCAGTATGTAAACTGGCCTATTGGTGATAATACTCCCTGCATTGGATGTACTCAGGAGAATTTTCCTGATGGAATGGAACCTTTTGTAAGGTATTAG
- a CDS encoding IS1634 family transposase: protein MRLQIVKSKNAASLYVVKSVYEKGKRTSKVVEKLGTYDELLKKLNGQDPIEWGKRYVEELNRKEKEEKREILVKYSPVKQINKDEQHTFNGSYLFLQKIYNELGLQNICKNISDKHKFNFNLNSILSRLIYARIIYPSSKLATYELSKKFIEQPDFELQHIYRALEVISQETDFIQSELYKNSLKVCNRNKGVLYYDCTNYFFEIEQEEGLKQYGVSKEHRPNPIVQMGLFMDGDGIPLAFCINKGNTNEQVTLKPLEQKIISEFGLSKFIICTDAGLASTANRKFNNIQNRAFITTQSIKKLKSHLKEWALDPKGWHLSDSDKVYNLNEIDEETDINKIFYKERWIKEDGLEQKLIVTFSLKYRNYQRTIRGNQIERAQEVIDTNPTKLKKCNANDYKRFISKTHCTPDGEVAEKELYSINADLIAQEAMYDGFYAVCTNISDDAAAIIKINRRRWEIEESFRIMKSEFKARPVYLRRDDRIKAHFTTCFISLMIYRLLEKKLSEKYTCSDIISGLREMNFYEIKNEGYIPIYTRTDFTDDLHDKFGFRTDYQIINMKQMKKIFKDTKK from the coding sequence ATGAGATTACAAATTGTTAAATCAAAAAATGCAGCATCCTTATATGTAGTTAAATCTGTTTATGAAAAAGGCAAGCGTACATCAAAAGTAGTTGAGAAGCTTGGCACTTATGATGAACTTTTAAAAAAACTAAACGGACAAGACCCTATAGAATGGGGGAAGAGGTACGTTGAAGAGTTAAATAGAAAAGAAAAAGAAGAGAAAAGAGAAATATTAGTAAAATACTCGCCTGTTAAACAAATTAACAAGGACGAACAGCATACTTTTAATGGTAGTTACTTGTTTTTACAAAAAATATATAACGAGCTTGGGCTGCAAAATATCTGTAAAAATATTTCGGATAAACATAAATTTAATTTTAATCTAAATTCAATACTATCAAGATTAATTTATGCAAGAATTATTTATCCATCATCTAAGCTTGCTACATACGAACTATCAAAAAAATTTATTGAGCAGCCTGATTTTGAGCTTCAGCATATTTATAGAGCTTTAGAAGTGATTTCACAAGAAACAGATTTTATTCAGTCAGAATTATACAAGAACAGTCTTAAAGTTTGCAATCGTAATAAAGGAGTTCTCTATTATGACTGCACCAACTATTTCTTTGAAATTGAACAGGAAGAAGGATTAAAACAGTATGGAGTATCGAAGGAACATAGACCCAATCCAATTGTTCAAATGGGACTTTTCATGGATGGAGACGGCATCCCCCTTGCATTTTGTATAAACAAAGGTAATACTAATGAACAAGTAACTTTAAAACCTTTAGAGCAAAAAATTATATCCGAATTTGGGCTTTCAAAATTTATCATTTGTACAGATGCAGGGCTTGCATCTACAGCAAACAGAAAATTTAATAATATACAAAATCGAGCTTTTATTACTACACAATCTATTAAAAAATTAAAATCACATTTAAAAGAATGGGCGTTAGACCCCAAAGGATGGCATCTTAGCGATTCAGACAAAGTATATAATTTAAACGAAATTGACGAAGAAACAGATATTAATAAAATTTTTTATAAGGAACGCTGGATAAAAGAAGACGGGCTTGAACAAAAACTTATTGTAACATTTTCCTTGAAATATAGAAACTATCAAAGAACTATAAGAGGTAACCAAATAGAGAGAGCTCAAGAGGTTATTGATACCAATCCTACAAAATTGAAGAAATGTAATGCTAATGATTACAAACGCTTTATTTCAAAGACTCACTGCACACCTGACGGTGAAGTAGCTGAAAAAGAATTATACAGCATTAATGCTGATTTAATAGCACAAGAGGCAATGTATGATGGTTTTTACGCAGTATGTACAAATATAAGTGATGATGCTGCCGCAATTATAAAAATTAATAGAAGGCGTTGGGAAATAGAAGAGTCCTTCCGTATTATGAAATCAGAGTTTAAGGCAAGACCAGTATATTTAAGAAGAGATGATAGAATAAAAGCGCATTTTACAACTTGTTTCATTTCCCTGATGATATATAGGCTATTAGAAAAAAAGCTTTCAGAAAAATATACGTGTAGCGATATTATATCAGGACTTAGAGAAATGAATTTTTATGAGATTAAGAATGAGGGCTATATTCCAATATATACAAGGACTGATTTTACAGATGATTTACATGACAAATTTGGCTTTAGAACGGATTATCAAATAATTAATATGAAACAAATGAAGAAAATTTTTAAAGACACGAAAAAATAA
- a CDS encoding cytochrome b5 domain-containing protein has protein sequence MDKETLIENVEKCYKNIFSLRNMLLYTQCPLKRQQLENRILYEIDNLLNILKWDIRQREFTIEELSKYDGSLGNPAYIAVGGIVYDVSNSPVWGGGTHFGALAGADLTSQFEKCHKGDLSKLKNLPVVGTLV, from the coding sequence ATGGATAAAGAAACTTTAATAGAGAATGTTGAAAAATGCTATAAAAATATTTTTAGTCTAAGGAATATGCTCCTTTATACACAGTGTCCATTAAAAAGACAGCAGCTTGAAAATAGAATACTTTACGAAATAGACAATCTTCTTAATATATTAAAATGGGATATTAGACAAAGGGAATTTACAATTGAAGAGCTTTCAAAATATGACGGCTCATTGGGAAACCCTGCATATATTGCAGTAGGTGGAATCGTTTATGATGTTAGTAATTCCCCAGTTTGGGGAGGAGGAACCCACTTTGGAGCATTAGCTGGAGCTGATCTTACTTCTCAGTTTGAAAAGTGCCATAAGGGAGACTTATCTAAATTAAAAAATCTTCCAGTTGTAGGTACGTTAGTGTGA
- a CDS encoding hydrogenase maturation protease: protein MSTKLIAIGNKLMGDDGIALIVADKIKEKLKDMNIEVIIGETDFDFCLDFIDKEDFIILLDSTHFNIEKGSITLLPLDSLYQSKNFFFSHSLSLLHYLLIYNIKGNFIGIEVENIDFTNRLSPSLYKNLDNICNNVLKIVKYIKADI from the coding sequence ATGAGCACAAAATTAATAGCAATAGGAAATAAACTAATGGGGGATGATGGTATTGCACTAATAGTTGCCGATAAAATAAAAGAAAAGCTAAAAGACATGAATATTGAAGTTATTATTGGAGAGACCGACTTTGACTTTTGCCTTGATTTTATAGATAAAGAAGATTTTATTATACTCCTTGATTCAACACATTTTAATATTGAAAAAGGAAGTATTACGTTATTGCCATTAGATTCCTTATACCAAAGTAAGAATTTCTTTTTTTCACATAGTTTAAGCTTACTCCACTACCTTTTAATATATAACATAAAGGGTAACTTTATAGGAATAGAGGTAGAAAATATTGATTTTACTAATAGACTAAGCCCATCGCTTTATAAAAACCTTGATAATATATGCAATAATGTGTTAAAAATAGTAAAATATATTAAGGCAGATATATAA